The Rhododendron vialii isolate Sample 1 chromosome 6a, ASM3025357v1 genome includes a window with the following:
- the LOC131328684 gene encoding uncharacterized mitochondrial protein AtMg00810-like, whose amino-acid sequence MLGCKPADSPIELNHHLSGDMGERTDKERYQRLVGRLIYLAHTRPDITYAVGVVSQFMHDPRISHLDAVYRILRYLKSAPGRGILFSNHGHLRLEAFTDADWAGSVDDRRSTSGYCTFIGGNLVTW is encoded by the coding sequence atGTTGGGTTGTAAacctgcagattctcctattgagcTAAATCATCACTTGAGTGGAGATATGGGCGAACGTACTGATAAGgagaggtatcagcgacttgttGGGCGACTGATATATTTAGCTCACACCCGACCGGACATTACCTATGCAGTGGGTGTAGTTAGCCAGTTTATGCACGATCCTCGTATTTCACACctggatgcagtttatcgtattttgaggtatctcaaatcagctccaggaagAGGAATtctgttctctaatcatggtcaTTTGCGGTTGGAGGCTTTtactgatgctgattgggctggttctgtggatgatagacgcTCTACCTCTGGCTATTGTACCTTTATTGGAGGGAATTTggttacttggtga